A region from the Candidatus Electrothrix scaldis genome encodes:
- a CDS encoding type II toxin-antitoxin system RelE/ParE family toxin, whose product MFKICYAKGVVKDLKKISPDQLMSIKEGIEDLETFPNISQIKRLKNHPVAEYRLRIGNYRVLFDVSWEEQKIHVLKIGHRRNIY is encoded by the coding sequence ATGTTTAAAATCTGTTACGCCAAGGGGGTTGTCAAAGATCTAAAAAAGATTTCCCCTGATCAGCTGATGTCCATCAAAGAGGGGATTGAAGACCTGGAGACCTTCCCGAATATTTCTCAGATTAAACGGCTGAAGAATCATCCTGTTGCGGAATACAGGCTGCGTATCGGCAATTACCGGGTCCTGTTTGACGTCAGCTGGGAAGAGCAGAAAATACATGTCTTGAAGATAGGGCACCGACGCAATATTTATTGA